A single Gloeocapsa sp. DLM2.Bin57 DNA region contains:
- a CDS encoding biotin--[acetyl-CoA-carboxylase] ligase, which yields MNLEDLKQVVRDVDIFQDIPSTNQKLWELIDQKYSLPRVAIALQQSAGRGQWGRVWESPPGGLYLSLGLPLDLEVNCGPHLTIAVAWGIAQRLRTLDLPILLKWPNDLILQGRKLGGIKIETRVCQGIITYGVVGVGINYTNPVPPTGINLEEIASQFTLTDLAKLTLTGIFSGYDYYLQQGIKPVLDAYHQLLSNLGQEIILNQSPGVIIGVNDKGELGIRLFSSGASVAIFLQPGTIKLGYSCKEILKISECDL from the coding sequence ATGAATTTAGAAGACTTAAAACAAGTAGTTAGGGATGTAGATATTTTCCAGGATATTCCTTCTACCAATCAGAAATTATGGGAACTTATCGACCAAAAATACAGTTTACCTAGAGTAGCGATCGCTTTACAACAAAGCGCAGGTCGGGGACAATGGGGGAGAGTGTGGGAGTCTCCACCAGGTGGATTATACCTTTCTCTAGGGTTACCCTTAGATTTAGAGGTTAATTGCGGACCTCATTTAACTATTGCGGTAGCTTGGGGTATCGCGCAACGATTGCGAACTCTAGATTTACCTATTTTACTAAAATGGCCCAATGATTTAATTTTACAGGGACGTAAACTTGGGGGAATCAAAATCGAAACCAGGGTATGTCAGGGAATCATTACTTATGGGGTAGTTGGGGTAGGGATAAATTATACTAATCCGGTACCGCCTACGGGTATTAATCTTGAAGAGATAGCTTCTCAATTTACTCTTACTGACTTAGCTAAACTAACTTTGACAGGTATTTTCTCAGGTTATGATTATTATCTACAACAAGGGATTAAACCTGTTCTAGATGCTTATCATCAGTTATTGAGTAATTTAGGACAAGAAATCATCCTGAATCAATCTCCAGGGGTAATTATCGGGGTAAATGACAAGGGAGAATTAGGGATTCGCTTATTTTCTTCAGGTGCTAGTGTTGCAATTTTTCTGCAACCAGGTACAATCAAACTTGGTTATTCATGTAAAGAAATATTAAAAATATCCGAGTGTGATCTGTGA
- a CDS encoding transketolase, with translation MTDLYFVPFAELQRIVKLQPENTELLANCCRINTLYAIKKAGSGHIGSSFSSLDIVTWLFLHKIRLRQDIYFSSKGHDVPGFYAVATALGLLDFELIHQLRRLNGLPGHPDLSLPCIATNTGSLGMGISKAKGMIQANRLLGIDSKVYVLTGDGELQEGQFWESLVSAVNHQLDELTVIIDHNKLQSDTWVSKVSDLGDLAAKLTAYGWIVRRCDGHDFNALAKVISELETVRDRPKIIIADTIKGKGVSFMEHTAMKPEDTLYPFHSGAPDDETYTKAVQELIAKTPGVQLETVEITPSQSSPPLERLIPAYGEALVKQAKQNPNLVVLDADLVLDCGLIPFSQQFSDRFFECGIAEQDLVSQAGGMAIKGLLPIVHSFACFLSTRPNEQIYNNATEKTKIIYVGSLAGLLPGGPGHSHQSVRDISALGGIPGLVMIEPSCPLEVDLALDYCVNVCETSSYLRLISIPWEIPYQYNGDYPLELGKGVAIYNPQVTDGVIFAYGPILLSQAYNAAQILAQEDNFQLKVVNLPWLNYVDPDWLRDIVAGCGLIVTLDNHYLIGGQGDRIAVELAQLGLLSGVKFRKLGLDTIPQCGQNQEVLACHGLDTLSLVDEFRRLKTSS, from the coding sequence ATGACAGACTTATATTTTGTACCTTTTGCCGAATTACAACGAATCGTTAAACTCCAACCAGAAAACACCGAATTATTGGCTAATTGCTGTAGAATTAATACTCTTTACGCCATTAAAAAAGCTGGTTCAGGTCATATAGGGAGTAGTTTTAGCAGTTTAGATATCGTAACTTGGCTATTTTTACATAAAATTCGTCTCCGACAAGATATTTATTTCTCTTCTAAAGGTCACGATGTACCAGGGTTTTACGCGGTAGCTACTGCTTTAGGGTTGTTAGATTTTGAGTTAATCCATCAGTTGAGAAGATTAAACGGACTTCCGGGACATCCTGATCTTTCTTTACCTTGTATCGCTACTAATACAGGTTCATTGGGTATGGGTATCTCTAAAGCGAAGGGAATGATTCAAGCTAATCGCTTATTGGGGATAGATAGTAAAGTCTATGTGTTAACGGGAGATGGAGAATTACAGGAAGGACAGTTTTGGGAATCTCTGGTATCCGCGGTAAATCACCAGTTAGATGAACTTACGGTAATTATCGACCATAATAAGTTGCAATCAGATACTTGGGTGAGTAAAGTTAGTGATTTAGGGGATTTAGCCGCCAAATTAACAGCTTATGGTTGGATAGTGCGTCGTTGTGATGGTCATGACTTTAACGCTTTAGCTAAGGTGATTAGTGAGTTAGAAACAGTTAGAGATCGCCCTAAAATTATTATCGCTGATACCATCAAGGGGAAGGGTGTTTCTTTTATGGAACATACCGCGATGAAACCTGAAGATACATTATATCCCTTTCATAGTGGTGCACCTGATGATGAAACATATACAAAAGCGGTTCAAGAATTAATCGCTAAAACCCCAGGAGTACAGTTAGAAACAGTTGAGATAACCCCTAGTCAATCTTCACCCCCTTTAGAAAGACTAATACCCGCTTATGGGGAAGCTTTAGTTAAACAAGCTAAGCAAAACCCTAATCTAGTAGTTTTAGACGCTGATTTAGTCTTAGATTGTGGTTTAATTCCCTTTTCCCAACAGTTTAGCGATCGCTTTTTTGAATGTGGAATAGCTGAACAAGATCTGGTTTCTCAAGCTGGTGGAATGGCGATCAAGGGATTATTACCCATAGTTCATTCTTTTGCTTGTTTTCTTTCTACTCGTCCTAACGAACAGATTTATAATAACGCTACAGAGAAGACTAAAATTATCTATGTGGGATCTTTAGCGGGTTTATTACCAGGAGGTCCGGGACATTCTCACCAATCAGTAAGAGATATTTCTGCTTTAGGGGGAATCCCAGGATTAGTGATGATTGAACCTAGTTGTCCTCTTGAGGTAGATTTAGCTTTAGACTACTGTGTTAATGTCTGTGAGACTAGTTCTTATTTACGGTTAATATCTATTCCCTGGGAAATTCCCTATCAGTATAACGGTGATTATCCCCTAGAGTTAGGTAAAGGTGTAGCTATATACAATCCCCAAGTTACTGATGGGGTTATCTTTGCATATGGACCGATTTTATTATCTCAAGCTTATAACGCAGCCCAAATCTTAGCACAAGAAGATAATTTCCAACTCAAAGTGGTTAATTTACCCTGGTTGAATTATGTAGATCCTGATTGGTTAAGAGATATTGTCGCAGGGTGTGGATTAATCGTGACTCTAGACAATCATTATCTGATTGGAGGACAAGGAGATAGAATCGCGGTAGAATTAGCCCAATTGGGTTTATTATCAGGGGTTAAATTTCGTAAATTGGGTTTAGATACTATCCCTCAATGTGGACAAAATCAAGAGGTTTTAGCTTGTCATGGTTTAGATACGTTAAGTTTAGTTGATGAATTTAGAAGACTTAAAACAAGTAGTTAG
- a CDS encoding M23 family metallopeptidase — protein sequence MSKSLFNKLIIITSLGFLATNWLYYQASAKSEVILASKNNFLDTQDYGNPPAKEIEPPKVIFTQPQAAVESTTTQPIVNNYHKLAKLNVEIGYPLTTPINVNSNFGWRINPLSGMSQLHEGVDFPVPIGTPIVAVADGKIETARDLNGYGLIVIIRHQQNTRESRYAHLSQIFVQPGEYVKEGTVIGLSGNTGMSTGPHLHFEWRELEQGIWVATDPSQLLAQAHDKMLKDLAEKAALTKLKPSDYQRAPRQLESLVEIDSFPVNFALQMPNQVNSLLRRRFFGLPEHFFNQG from the coding sequence ATGAGCAAATCTCTATTTAATAAACTGATTATTATTACTAGTCTAGGTTTTCTAGCTACTAATTGGCTATATTATCAAGCTTCAGCTAAATCTGAGGTGATACTAGCTAGCAAAAATAACTTTCTAGATACACAAGACTATGGTAATCCACCAGCTAAAGAAATAGAACCACCTAAAGTAATTTTTACTCAACCTCAAGCAGCAGTTGAGTCAACTACGACTCAACCAATCGTAAATAATTATCATAAACTTGCTAAATTAAATGTAGAAATAGGTTATCCTTTAACTACTCCGATCAATGTAAATTCTAACTTTGGTTGGCGTATTAATCCTTTATCTGGAATGTCTCAACTCCATGAAGGGGTGGACTTTCCAGTACCAATTGGAACACCTATTGTAGCTGTAGCTGATGGTAAAATAGAAACCGCACGTGATTTAAATGGTTATGGCTTAATTGTCATTATACGTCATCAACAGAATACCAGAGAATCTCGTTACGCTCATCTTTCTCAGATTTTTGTTCAACCAGGGGAATACGTCAAAGAAGGTACAGTTATTGGATTATCTGGCAATACAGGAATGTCCACAGGACCTCATTTACATTTTGAATGGCGAGAATTAGAACAAGGTATATGGGTTGCTACAGATCCTAGCCAATTATTAGCCCAAGCTCATGATAAAATGCTTAAAGATTTAGCAGAAAAAGCAGCTTTAACTAAACTCAAACCATCAGACTATCAAAGAGCACCTCGTCAGTTAGAATCATTAGTAGAGATAGATAGTTTTCCTGTAAATTTTGCTCTACAAATGCCTAATCAAGTTAATTCTCTGCTACGTCGTCGGTTTTTTGGTCTTCCCGAGCATTTTTTTAACCAAGGTTAA
- a CDS encoding DUF4335 domain-containing protein: protein MNTNRQYYSSNCNLVLEGLSNEGFNLDILLNAECKIVSSETTLTGGRVFLENLVKVVSAYAQDLLSGLHHPQTLNLESDLIHLKPNGYLHRLTWQKTKDYTEEAIEIDLTTVELFDLLEIIDQFLLDSSTLPDLGVPLEPLSRRHRQDGQPLVARTVPAFVGMATVALTAIAAFLIEPPVVREPQPQPLEGTTETIPLNESEDNPNPTTSP from the coding sequence ATGAATACTAATCGTCAATATTACTCCTCTAATTGTAATCTGGTTTTAGAAGGGTTAAGTAATGAAGGGTTTAATCTAGATATTCTCTTAAATGCTGAATGCAAGATTGTCAGTTCAGAGACAACTCTTACTGGTGGTAGAGTTTTTTTAGAGAATCTAGTTAAGGTAGTTAGCGCTTACGCACAAGATTTACTCAGTGGGTTACATCATCCCCAAACCCTTAATTTAGAGTCAGATTTGATTCATCTTAAACCTAATGGTTATCTTCATCGTTTGACTTGGCAAAAAACTAAAGACTATACAGAAGAAGCCATAGAAATCGATTTAACCACAGTAGAATTGTTCGATCTTCTCGAAATTATTGACCAGTTTCTTCTAGATAGCTCTACTCTACCAGATTTGGGCGTACCTTTAGAGCCTTTATCTAGACGTCATCGACAAGATGGACAACCTCTAGTAGCGCGCACTGTACCCGCTTTTGTAGGTATGGCGACAGTAGCTTTAACAGCGATCGCCGCTTTTCTCATCGAACCTCCTGTAGTGCGTGAACCTCAACCCCAACCACTAGAAGGAACAACAGAAACTATTCCCCTAAACGAAAGTGAGGATAATCCTAACCCCACTACTTCCCCATGA
- a CDS encoding DUF3038 domain-containing protein, which produces MTGYSINLKSDSHIAEIPTAEIRQQLPIVSANLSHFSPVVHQKIDLMLLGLEALNVGETERILQLAQQLGLKDIIKSRIFLWRLRCTNPLRRSYKRNYLNMEEVKALVIIIHYLAKSLEVKIRQHLIDAKLMQDKGLPIDNHYHLSGYLERFRNNFAKRMNPRRVKVTNYLNDEDMLNELALSILTQLLLSSGSRGIERLWMSLWDGEVN; this is translated from the coding sequence ATGACTGGATACTCAATCAACCTTAAATCTGACTCTCATATAGCAGAAATACCAACAGCAGAAATTAGACAACAATTACCGATAGTCTCAGCAAACCTTAGTCATTTCTCCCCTGTAGTTCATCAAAAAATTGATTTAATGTTATTGGGATTAGAAGCTTTAAACGTAGGTGAAACAGAAAGAATTTTACAGTTAGCTCAACAGTTAGGCTTAAAGGATATAATCAAAAGTAGAATCTTTTTATGGCGTTTGCGCTGTACTAATCCCTTGCGTCGTTCTTATAAACGTAATTATCTCAATATGGAGGAAGTCAAAGCTTTGGTAATTATTATCCATTATTTAGCCAAATCTTTAGAAGTAAAAATACGTCAACATCTGATCGACGCTAAACTAATGCAAGATAAAGGATTACCCATAGATAATCATTATCATCTCTCGGGCTATCTAGAAAGATTTAGAAATAATTTTGCTAAACGCATGAATCCCCGTCGCGTTAAAGTAACCAATTATCTCAATGACGAAGATATGTTAAATGAGTTGGCTTTATCTATATTGACTCAATTACTATTATCTAGTGGTAGTAGAGGGATAGAAAGATTATGGATGAGTTTATGGGATGGAGAGGTTAATTAA
- a CDS encoding Uma2 family endonuclease, producing MITLKLEPLLQLHSETFSQIVALNPDTQLELTATGDLLIISPRGGETGDRNDQISFQLRLWNKQTKLGKTFNAATGFSLPNGGIRSPDASWLNISSWEALTPNLCPDFLVELRSPSDNLGDLRNKMQEYINNGARLGWLIDPINKIVEIYHPQRSTVVMVNPGELSREEVLPGFVLDLENIL from the coding sequence ATGATCACCCTGAAGTTAGAGCCCTTATTACAACTGCATTCAGAAACATTTAGTCAAATTGTAGCACTAAATCCTGATACTCAGTTAGAACTAACTGCAACAGGAGATTTACTCATCATCTCACCTAGGGGAGGAGAAACAGGCGATCGTAATGATCAGATTAGCTTTCAACTTCGTCTCTGGAATAAGCAAACTAAATTAGGTAAAACTTTTAATGCAGCTACAGGTTTTAGTTTACCCAATGGTGGGATTAGATCTCCTGATGCTTCTTGGCTGAATATAAGTTCTTGGGAAGCATTAACCCCTAATCTTTGTCCTGATTTTCTGGTTGAATTGCGTTCACCTTCGGATAATCTTGGTGATTTGAGGAATAAAATGCAAGAATATATAAATAATGGTGCACGTTTGGGATGGTTAATCGACCCTATTAATAAAATTGTGGAAATTTATCACCCCCAAAGATCAACCGTGGTTATGGTTAATCCCGGGGAATTATCTAGAGAAGAGGTGTTACCAGGTTTTGTTCTGGATTTAGAAAATATATTATAA